The Plasmodium knowlesi strain H genome assembly, chromosome: 12 sequence ATGCTAACAaagttgtttttcttttccgcgACCTCATTACTAGGattaacatttttgtaaaataattTGACACTGCTAGTTAGTGagggaattttaaaaataaaatccaaCTGAGAGGTATGGAAAATGTTAAgtgaatataaaaaggatttaTCAAATTTTAGTAGgtcatttaaattttttatttgcaattcttccaatttggctagctggcTATTATTTATGTCCTTAATCTGATAGAGGGAATTTTGGGTGGGCTGAATTTTCTGGTTAATACACTGATATATGAGGatcaaattttttatgtaattataCTTGCCAAAAAGTAAGCATATATCAATGAAGCCATTAATTACTCTTGCTATTTGGTCCATGACTAATTTTAAGTCGATGTGATAGTCTACCGTTTCGTAGGTGCATTCGTACAAACGGGAGAGGAGCAGGAGGTATgttttgatatttttcataTTCATGTCAATGTCTAGGGGAATTTGGTTTCTCAGCTTCACGTTGTATTGGTCTTCGTTGTGCCTCAGGGGGACATCATCAAACTCCCTGGCCTGTGCGATGAGTGCGAACAGCCCGTAAAAGTCGAGTTCCTTTTCCTGTGCACGGTGGCGACGATGAGATTTGTCGGGGTGGTCGAGGGTGGTTGCTTTATCCTCTACAGAGTGATCTTCCTCCGGTGTTTCGCTTTTCACGTTATGCATCTCGCCGCTTATTACCTCCCTCTTGGTGCCTTCCTGCAAGTCCATGCCTGCCTCCCCCGGATCGACCACACCATTGCCATTTTGGAGATCTTCCCTGTGATTTTCTTCCacatcatcttcttcatccataGCATAACAATTTGTACAACTCTTTTCAACCATTTTGTAGAAGAAAGACACCGTTTCACATTTCAGGTAGTACACGGAGGCAATATGCCCGAGGGGGGTTGAGTAATAACTTTGCATGTAATCCTCCATAGTGACTTGTATACACTTGTTGTTTTCTAAAAAGCTGATTGTGCTATCGATAATTTTGTTCACATGCTCATATATAACTTTCTTGGCCTGATTAGAGAGTATATTATTATCAAACAGTTGGACATATTGTACATCTTTGATGTAGTAAGAGGGGTTGGAAAAAAGCCTTTTAAAGTAATAGGACTTTGTAAGGTAGttaaaaatatcttctttGTTGTTTATAACTTTGGAACAGATTTCTGCATTGATGTGTTCATTTAGATTTTCAATAATATTGGATTCTATATTCATAGGATGATAGAGAAAATTTTTGAttgcgttttttcttttttcttgaaCTAGCAATATAGCTAAAGCTTTGTCGTCAAATTGTGGTCTGCCAGCTCTACCAATCATTTGTAGTAAATCCGTGTATGAAATATCCTTGTACTTTTTCGTTTTGGCATCGTAGAattcatttccttttatgaTTACTAGATAAGCTGGAAGGTTAATTCCCCATGCTAAGGTGgatgtacatataagtatttgaattattttatttaagaaaaaatattctacaatatttttgtcattttcgtTTAACCCAGCGTGATGGATTCCTATTCCGTACCTGAGCAAATCTTTCAAGTGTTCATTCTCTATTATGTTCAAGTAGTTTTGGAAGAGCATGTTGGCTACttgcgttttttcttctccagaTAGGTTTTTGCTCATTAGGGAGGTAAAATCTAGCACATCGTTTGATTCTTCTTCACCACTGTCACTGTCATAATGGTTTCCATCGTCATAAGTGCGACGACGTCCTTGGCGCTTACTTGTTTCCTCCTCATCTGTTGcaggtcttttttttttttttttcttttttccgtccttttttttactactgTTAAGTAAAAACTGAATGTGGCTCTTATCATTCAGCAAATTTTCTGTATGCAAAAAGTTAAGATTGTGGGAACTGAGGTTGAGAGAAATAATATCATATCCGGTAACTCTCGTTTGTCTTCTGGAAGAAACAAATATAAGTACATTTTTGGATTGTGCATACTGGTTAATAGCATCGAAGACGTTTTTGTTCATTACTGACATTCTTGCGCAGTATGCCTTTTGGGTGAAGCCTAGAATGTGCGTTTTACACGGTACTATACGGCAAGAGGacgggaaattaaaaagataaTTTTCTTTCACATCGAGCCATAAAACCAAATCGTCCACACTCGTTATGACGGTGGTTAATCCAACAagtcttatttttttattcaaatattgttccatatttttaaaacgaTTAATTAATATTTCAATGACACCTCCTCTGTTTTCCTGACCCAGTAAATGTATTTCAtcaaaaattatcaaactAACGTttttgatgaattttttgtttttccaatttCTGGATATAACATCTAATTTTTCTGGTGTACATATGATTATGTCACTGTCTACGatgttttctttattttcgttCTTATCTCCTGTCAGTTCAATTACGTTTTTGTTTAGCAGGTTTTTAAATTTGCTCGCCCAACTTTTGTACCGCTCATTTACAATGGCTTTCATGGGGCATATGTACACAGATTTTTCCCGTTCATGGTGCAACAGGTTCCTCAGGATGCACAGCTCTCCGATGACGGTCTTGCCGCTTCCTGCGGGGGGGTAATCGGGTAGTAGGTTACGTTGTTATGAGGTTATGTTGTTATGTTGTTATGTTGTTATGTTGTTATGTTGTTATGTTGTTATGTTGTTATGTTGTTATGTTGTTATGTTGTTATGTTGTTATGTTGTTATGTTGTTATGAAGTAACGTTGTTATGCGTTTATGAAGTAACGTTGTTATGAGTTTATGAAGTAACGTTGTTATGAGTTTATGAAGTAACGTTGTTATGAGTTTATGAAGTAACGTTGTTATGATGTTGTGCAGCGCGAAAATAAGGCGCTGAGGAAACCTACCTGTAGGAGCCCCCAGGAGGATGTTCTCGTCCGTGTGGAACGTGGCGTGGAACATCTGCGTCTGAATAGGGTTGAAGTatcggaaggaaaagaacttGATGTAGCTAGGAATTCTCAAAATTTGCGTGGATAGTGGAACGACCGGAAAGATTTcggaaaatatattaatcTTCTGATTAATGAATAAGTTATTTGTATTGAAAATATGGACGTAGGACAAATTGCACCAATTCATGGATAAAAATTGGACTGTGATTTGCGGGGGCATTTGATTCGATATGGGAAATTCGAAAGAAATATCAtggatttttttcctgtcttTCTTATGAATAGAaaatttttggaaatataaaatatcaTTATTCAATGTgttcaaaaggaaaagatgaaaattcTCCTGAAGATCATTCCACTGATCTGACCAAATAGTATTTATGAGTTGCACCTGGAGATTTATTTTCATGATCGTCTGGGTTATGGGCTGAATGTATCCATCGATGTGTAAGTTTGGAATTACATTCTTGTAGTACAAAATTTGGTTGGTGTAGACTTCATTTcttagaaagaaaaggagttcGCTTTTCGTTAACGTGTCGATAGATTCATGTgttagttttttcttttctaaaATGTTCACCACAGATTCTTTTAAATACACGGTGTAGTTCTGGTTCTTCCGATACCTTCCCTGTGGTGTATCATATGAATCATGATTATTACCGTATTGTTGCTCTTCCAACATTTCTGCCGGATTTACGTACTTCCCTCTGTAGGGTAGAAGATGGTTTGGGTTAGAAGCTGCATTATCTTCTGTGGGATcgtttctgtttttcttaTCTTTGGCGTTGTGGCTAGAAAATGtcaaattcttcttttccagTAACTCATTCTTGTAGCAGAAGTGCCTGAAGACGCAACAGTTGATGGGGAGTCTCCTCAAAATAGATACAATAAGATTATGGGTATTCATAATCAAGTTGGAAAtattcttcaaaatattaAGGCATATTTCGTAGTAAGCATATAGGATGCGGATAATGTTTTGTATCACATAGTTAATTTCACAAATgagagaaaaattatttatttgtatCCTTCTGAGGTATGATTCGATCAATATTCGTAGTGTCATACACTTTGATTCATCGTATTGTTCGCTTATTTCACATTTACTTTTTAACCACATAAAATCTTTCATATCTTCATTTCtaatttgtatattttcgAATTCCTTTGATTTGCTGATAACGTCAATAATTTCTACGTAATTACTTCTGTCAATGTTTGCCGCGAAAATTCCTATGGTTTGATAATCCACATAGTACTTGGCTGCTATGTGTCCATAGAAGGTTCCGATAAAGTCGTTGGTGAGGAATACTCTCCTTACTAATTTATTCTCACTCAAGTTTTGAATAGCCTTTAGTataatttcctttcttttgttGTACAAATGAATGTCTGTGGTTAGGTCGGCATCGTACAGATTGGGGTTCTTTTGCATTCTCACATACAGGTAGGTATATTCCAGCCACTTGATACCATCCTCTACATTTTTGGTTGTTCCTATGCTTATTTCTGCGTTTAAGTgattttctatattttttaaaaaggttgACTCAATGATGGTATTATTGGTTAATAGTTTTATATACTTGTATAGTTTTGTCCTCTCTGTTATGAGGATAGCATGTCCGTGATCTTCGTACTGCGGTCTACCGCATCTTCCGAATATTTGGTTAATATTGAGAATATCCatatcttccatttttccgctttctgaggaaaaaaagtttgtACCTTTGATGATGACGGTATGCACAGGTAGGTTAACTCCCCATGCTAAGGTCGATGTGCAGCATAATACGTTGAAAGCCTTTTTCTTGAATAAATCTTCCACCAATATTTTGTCAAATCTCGACATGCCTGCGTGATGTATGGAGCATCCGAATTCATAAAACTGCTTCACATACATGTTATtcgattttttaattctcttATTTATATCGCTATCTGTGTAGAGGTTATTAACGAAATAATTAatctctccatttttcacaGCATAGTCTATGAGGAATTGTATAGTTTTATTGGTGTCATTTCTTGAACATACAAAGATGATGCACTGCTTGTCTTTCTTCAAGGCATTTATAATTTCGCCAtaggcatatatattttttgctatATTcaacttgttcatatttttttcatgtattCCGTACAGCGTTTTGTCGAGCTGGATGGATCTATAGCTTTCGTTGAAGTAGAAGCACATGTCCTTCTCCACTTTTAGAAAGTCCCTCACGTCGTTGTAATTTGGGAGCGTGGCTGACATGGCCATTATTCTCCTAACCGACTGTGACGTTTCCGAGTATCTCAAAAATCGAGCAACAATCGTTTCGATAACATCACCTCTGTCTGTATTTAGTAGATGTACTTCATCAAGGATCAGGCATTTGATGTGCTTAATTAATGATTCGTCAGATACCGTGGTGGAGTAACTGCTATTTCTTAGAAGGATATCTAGCTTTTCCGGGACCGTTACTATTATATGCACTCCCTCCAACTGTTTGGAGGTCAGGCTGTGCTCCTTTGTGTATTCGCAAACCTTTaggttaaaaatttttagcTTTCTTTGGAACAGGTTGGTTATTTCGAAGACGAGCGACTTC is a genomic window containing:
- a CDS encoding DEAD/DEAH box helicase, putative, with the translated sequence MKPRLNNRVKGNSYYEYSIKHGRYDIDQAVAYIERSSFFRSCGGAGRGGSDRDSNSDSNSDSNSDSNSDSNSDSNLDSNLDSSLNSSLNSNSDSSHDESRNNNRRGRKEPTLQRKLLRLMREEKKYMRNGTHKERRPLKSKGRSKDHDRDHHEGGESGLMYVHDTCEQILNSGKAFSQNTDRYIVMNGRNQIKKISLNEMNELITEIIYTTMTRDNLENSLLDLLGEEHIDFIFNIIKNKESIRRDIKLLSKYVDVKEKVLASNFFITDKTTDGINNRKNILIKKENIEKIVDFFLYTLKENNFGDVKKIYIPNEENKLEEIQVPRNTSYSYTDNVTKVRINRLENFQFSKDELVPVTVLPFWHRYIFEFEHFNYVQSKVFKAAFQTNKNLLVSAPTGCGKTNIALLVILQQICLFCEQNGISLERIAQAYLVRTGEGGSTQEVRRPDVHHAERKGQMIGDPPEGEFPSTDQPNEDATNEDVTNEDLPVGDLPVGDLPVGDLPVEDLPVGNPLEEDPMNEDPPSDEGASDHAPPRGGNSISAKEFKIIYIAPMKSLVFEITNLFQRKLKIFNLKVCEYTKEHSLTSKQLEGVHIIVTVPEKLDILLRNSSYSTTVSDESLIKHIKCLILDEVHLLNTDRGDVIETIVARFLRYSETSQSVRRIMAMSATLPNYNDVRDFLKVEKDMCFYFNESYRSIQLDKTLYGIHEKNMNKLNIAKNIYAYGEIINALKKDKQCIIFVCSRNDTNKTIQFLIDYAVKNGEINYFVNNLYTDSDINKRIKKSNNMYVKQFYEFGCSIHHAGMSRFDKILVEDLFKKKAFNVLCCTSTLAWGVNLPVHTVIIKGTNFFSSESGKMEDMDILNINQIFGRCGRPQYEDHGHAILITERTKLYKYIKLLTNNTIIESTFLKNIENHLNAEISIGTTKNVEDGIKWLEYTYLYVRMQKNPNLYDADLTTDIHLYNKRKEIILKAIQNLSENKLVRRVFLTNDFIGTFYGHIAAKYYVDYQTIGIFAANIDRSNYVEIIDVISKSKEFENIQIRNEDMKDFMWLKSKCEISEQYDESKCMTLRILIESYLRRIQINNFSLICEINYVIQNIIRILYAYYEICLNILKNISNLIMNTHNLIVSILRRLPINCCVFRHFCYKNELLEKKNLTFSSHNAKDKKNRNDPTEDNAASNPNHLLPYRGKYVNPAEMLEEQQYGNNHDSYDTPQGRYRKNQNYTVYLKESVVNILEKKKLTHESIDTLTKSELLFFLRNEVYTNQILYYKNVIPNLHIDGYIQPITQTIMKINLQVQLINTIWSDQWNDLQENFHLFLLNTLNNDILYFQKFSIHKKDRKKIHDISFEFPISNQMPPQITVQFLSMNWCNLSYVHIFNTNNLFINQKINIFSEIFPVVPLSTQILRIPSYIKFFSFRYFNPIQTQMFHATFHTDENILLGAPTGSGKTVIGELCILRNLLHHEREKSVYICPMKAIVNERYKSWASKFKNLLNKNVIELTGDKNENKENIVDSDIIICTPEKLDVISRNWKNKKFIKNVSLIIFDEIHLLGQENRGGVIEILINRFKNMEQYLNKKIRLVGLTTVITSVDDLVLWLDVKENYLFNFPSSCRIVPCKTHILGFTQKAYCARMSVMNKNVFDAINQYAQSKNVLIFVSSRRQTRVTGYDIISLNLSSHNLNFLHTENLLNDKSHIQFLLNSSKKKDGKKKKKKKRPATDEEETSKRQGRRRTYDDGNHYDSDSGEEESNDVLDFTSLMSKNLSGEEKTQVANMLFQNYLNIIENEHLKDLLRYGIGIHHAGLNENDKNIVEYFFLNKIIQILICTSTLAWGINLPAYLVIIKGNEFYDAKTKKYKDISYTDLLQMIGRAGRPQFDDKALAILLVQEKRKNAIKNFLYHPMNIESNIIENLNEHINAEICSKVINNKEDIFNYLTKSYYFKRLFSNPSYYIKDVQYVQLFDNNILSNQAKKVIYEHVNKIIDSTISFLENNKCIQVTMEDYMQSYYSTPLGHIASVYYLKCETVSFFYKMVEKSCTNCYAMDEEDDVEENHREDLQNGNGVVDPGEAGMDLQEGTKREVISGEMHNVKSETPEEDHSVEDKATTLDHPDKSHRRHRAQEKELDFYGLFALIAQAREFDDVPLRHNEDQYNVKLRNQIPLDIDMNMKNIKTYLLLLSRLYECTYETVDYHIDLKLVMDQIARVINGFIDICLLFGKYNYIKNLILIYQCINQKIQPTQNSLYQIKDINNSQLAKLEELQIKNLNDLLKFDKSFLYSLNIFHTSQLDFIFKIPSLTSSVKLFYKNVNPSNEVAEKKNNFVSIPCVNHLKNENKFVFKMKHHDPNEIIIRVFFCFFNKVSRDSNSSASSGANVQWYAILHDCAQDESVSIKRFNNSALKRTSSVSFTLEDLVQGIYNFSVYAHSDTYYGLDHQVHIQLSVE